In one Bacillus sp. PK3_68 genomic region, the following are encoded:
- a CDS encoding OFA family MFS transporter — protein sequence MEKVKNRWLIAAAAVGIHISIGSVYSWSVFTNPLNKEHGWGLTEISLTFSIAIFFLGLSAAFMGHFVEKYGPRASGLIATAFFVMGMIGGGFANSIGSLYLLYFFYGIMGGIGLGIGYITPVSSLVKWFPDRRGLATGLAIMGFGFASLIASPIIDQLINAVGISNTFYLLGTVYFLLMISSSLYLSPPPAGWLPKGMENVQNESRWKTADLSELTANEAVKTMRFWALWSMLFINVTCGIAVISVASPMAQEIAGLSAAAAATMVGIMGLFNGFGRIGWATVSDYIGRPNVYTTFFAIQLISFLLLPNVTNPLLFQLMIFIILSCYGGGFASIPAYIGDLFGTKQLGAIHGYILTAWAAAGLVGPVVVSNIREVTDSYSLTLYIFTAAFAAALLISLLIRINIRKVRKENQVLGTTLKA from the coding sequence ATGGAAAAAGTAAAAAATCGGTGGTTGATCGCCGCTGCAGCAGTCGGTATTCACATTTCAATCGGATCGGTTTATTCTTGGAGTGTCTTTACGAATCCGCTGAATAAAGAACATGGATGGGGACTAACAGAGATTTCACTCACATTCAGTATCGCTATTTTCTTTCTAGGGTTATCAGCCGCCTTTATGGGCCATTTTGTCGAAAAATATGGACCTCGAGCTTCTGGGTTAATTGCAACAGCTTTTTTTGTTATGGGCATGATTGGAGGCGGATTTGCTAATAGCATTGGATCACTTTATTTACTTTATTTTTTTTATGGGATAATGGGCGGCATTGGGCTTGGAATTGGTTATATTACACCGGTATCCTCTCTTGTTAAATGGTTTCCGGATCGCCGTGGGCTTGCAACCGGACTTGCCATTATGGGCTTTGGCTTTGCTTCGTTAATTGCAAGCCCCATCATTGACCAGCTTATTAACGCGGTTGGCATCAGCAATACTTTTTACCTCTTAGGGACGGTTTATTTTCTTCTTATGATTTCATCTTCTCTGTATTTGTCTCCTCCTCCAGCGGGATGGCTCCCGAAAGGAATGGAAAATGTACAGAATGAGAGCAGATGGAAAACCGCCGATTTGTCCGAGTTAACAGCCAATGAAGCAGTAAAGACCATGCGATTTTGGGCGCTTTGGTCTATGCTATTTATTAATGTAACATGCGGAATTGCCGTTATTTCTGTTGCTTCACCGATGGCGCAGGAAATTGCTGGTTTATCGGCTGCTGCAGCTGCCACTATGGTTGGGATTATGGGATTGTTTAATGGCTTTGGCCGGATTGGGTGGGCGACTGTATCTGATTATATTGGCCGTCCGAACGTCTATACAACATTTTTCGCTATCCAACTGATTTCTTTTCTGCTTCTTCCAAATGTAACAAATCCTCTCTTATTCCAGTTAATGATCTTTATTATTTTATCCTGCTACGGTGGTGGCTTTGCCTCTATTCCAGCTTATATTGGAGATCTATTCGGCACAAAGCAGCTCGGTGCCATTCACGGTTATATATTAACCGCTTGGGCAGCGGCCGGTCTCGTTGGTCCGGTAGTTGTTTCGAATATCCGTGAAGTGACCGATAGTTATTCATTGACTTTATATATTTTTACCGCAGCTTTTGCTGCAGCACTTCTGATTTCTTTATTAATTCGTATAAATATTCGAAAGGTACGGAAGGAAAATCAAGTGTTAGGAACAACACTAAAAGCATGA
- a CDS encoding amino acid ABC transporter permease: protein MAIIDFKFALEQVPAVLKGVPWTLTIAIVAMALGLLFGLGIALLRIYKVPVLNQLSILYISFIRGTPLIVQLYVFFYGVPVLLDYLNPRFGWELNADNISPLIYALIAYTINTTAYQAEIFRASINATSAGQMEAAYSVGMTTAQGLYRIILPQAFLVALPNMGNLFINLIKATSLAFAVKVMEILAISRIIANDGYRFLEMYLVASIIYWTICLVCEIAFSRIERKMSRFEARADLKAATL from the coding sequence GTGGCTATTATTGACTTTAAATTTGCTTTAGAGCAAGTGCCCGCTGTATTAAAAGGAGTACCGTGGACATTGACGATAGCCATCGTTGCCATGGCATTAGGGCTGCTGTTCGGTTTAGGAATCGCTCTTTTGAGAATATACAAAGTACCTGTGTTAAATCAGCTATCTATTCTTTATATTTCATTTATAAGAGGAACTCCATTAATCGTTCAGCTGTATGTCTTTTTTTATGGTGTTCCGGTGCTGCTCGATTATTTGAATCCTCGTTTTGGCTGGGAATTGAACGCGGATAATATTTCCCCGCTCATTTATGCATTGATTGCTTACACAATCAATACGACAGCCTACCAGGCCGAGATTTTCCGGGCGTCCATTAATGCAACAAGCGCTGGACAAATGGAAGCTGCCTATTCGGTTGGAATGACGACAGCCCAGGGGTTATATCGGATCATTCTTCCTCAGGCATTTCTAGTCGCTTTGCCAAACATGGGCAACCTGTTTATTAATTTGATTAAAGCAACTTCTTTAGCCTTTGCAGTAAAAGTCATGGAGATTTTGGCGATTTCGAGGATCATTGCCAATGATGGCTATCGCTTTTTGGAGATGTACTTGGTAGCATCTATCATTTATTGGACAATTTGTTTAGTATGTGAAATTGCTTTTTCAAGAATTGAAAGAAAAATGAGTCGCTTTGAAGCGAGAGCAGATTTGAAAGCCGCCACTTTATAA
- the fdhF gene encoding formate dehydrogenase subunit alpha: MLNDQNVSIPGEMTIMEALKKQSVDIPSVCYHPSLGPIETCDTCIVQVNGEFVRSCSTFIHDGDVINTASEEVKKAQDLAMDRILYNHELYCTVCDYNNGRCEVHNTVKQMKIEHQSEPFTPKPYEVDNSNPFYRYDPDQCILCGRCVEACQDVQVTETLSIDWSLKRPRVIWDHGVDINESSCVSCGHCSTVCPCNAMMEKGMVGEAGYLTGLAKDTLRPMIELTKNIETSYSWIMPVSDMESAMREARVKKTKTVCTYCGVGCSFDVWTKGREILKVEPQVEAPANGISTCVKGKFGWDFVNSKERLTKPLIREGDTFREADWEEALHLIKRKFTETKEMHGPDSFAFISSSKCTNEESYLMQKLARGVIGTNNIDNCSRYCQTPATMGLFRTVGYGGDSGTIKDIERAGLVLIVGSNTAESHPVLATRVKRSHKLKGQKLIVSDLREHEMAERSDLFIQPKAGTDLVWISAVTKYIIDKGWADKEFIKKRVDGWEEYIKSLKPYTMEYAEKITGVPKKQIIKIAETVHEASSTCILWAMGVTQHLGGSDTSTAISNLLLVTGNYGKPGAGSYPLRGHNNVQGASDFGSMPERFPGYEKVEDDAVRAKYEKGWGVNLSAKPGLNNHEMVEGIHNGNVKVMYIKGEEMAMVDSNINHVHAAFEKLDFFVVQDIFLSKTAQFADVVLPAAPSFEKEGTFTNTERRIQRLYQIFEPLGESKPDWQIIMEIANCLGAGWEYNHPSEIMAEAASLMPLYAGVTYERLEGYNTLQWPVAADGTDTPLLFEKEFPFPNGKAKLFPVQWTKPMEYEEEYDIQVNNGRLLEHFHEGNLTYKSRGISSKTPSVFLEVSPELAKERGLENGTVVRLTSPYGSVKVPCHVTDRVKGKEVYLPMNDSGEGAINYLTSSRADKDTDTPAYKEVKAKMEIIQQTGEDPLPRINHRRGNPNPQIGVEVEKKWARPDYIFPGDLVKKGVLKRG, from the coding sequence ATGCTTAATGATCAGAATGTAAGCATACCAGGAGAAATGACCATTATGGAAGCGCTTAAGAAGCAATCGGTCGATATACCGAGTGTTTGTTATCATCCTTCCCTTGGGCCTATTGAAACTTGTGATACATGTATTGTGCAAGTAAATGGAGAATTTGTCCGGTCGTGTTCTACTTTTATTCACGATGGAGATGTGATCAATACGGCTTCTGAAGAGGTAAAGAAGGCACAAGACCTCGCAATGGATCGTATTTTATATAATCATGAGCTGTACTGCACGGTGTGTGATTATAATAATGGCCGCTGCGAAGTACATAACACGGTAAAACAAATGAAAATTGAACATCAGAGCGAGCCATTTACGCCAAAGCCCTATGAAGTAGATAATTCAAATCCTTTTTATCGCTATGATCCGGACCAGTGTATTTTATGCGGGCGCTGTGTAGAGGCCTGTCAGGATGTCCAGGTAACAGAAACGCTATCGATTGACTGGAGCCTCAAACGTCCGCGCGTTATTTGGGATCACGGTGTTGATATTAACGAGTCATCCTGCGTATCGTGCGGGCATTGTTCAACGGTGTGCCCTTGCAACGCCATGATGGAAAAAGGAATGGTTGGCGAGGCAGGTTATTTAACAGGCCTTGCGAAAGATACGCTCCGCCCAATGATTGAACTAACGAAAAATATAGAGACGAGCTATAGCTGGATCATGCCGGTTTCTGATATGGAATCAGCTATGAGAGAGGCCCGCGTGAAAAAAACTAAAACAGTTTGTACGTATTGTGGGGTCGGCTGCAGTTTCGATGTCTGGACAAAAGGGCGGGAAATTTTGAAAGTTGAACCACAGGTAGAAGCACCAGCCAATGGGATTTCCACCTGTGTGAAAGGAAAGTTCGGCTGGGATTTTGTGAACAGTAAAGAGCGTCTTACGAAGCCGCTTATTCGAGAAGGTGATACATTCCGTGAAGCAGATTGGGAAGAGGCGCTTCATTTAATAAAGAGAAAATTTACAGAAACAAAAGAAATGCACGGACCGGATTCTTTTGCTTTTATCAGTTCATCTAAGTGTACGAACGAGGAATCTTATTTAATGCAAAAGCTTGCCCGTGGTGTTATTGGAACCAATAATATCGACAACTGTTCACGCTATTGTCAAACACCGGCAACGATGGGGCTTTTCCGAACGGTTGGCTACGGCGGGGATTCGGGAACAATCAAGGACATTGAGAGAGCTGGTCTGGTTCTAATTGTTGGGTCAAATACGGCTGAATCGCATCCGGTACTTGCAACAAGAGTGAAGCGGTCGCACAAGTTAAAAGGGCAGAAGTTAATTGTATCTGACTTGCGTGAGCATGAAATGGCGGAGCGCTCTGATCTATTTATTCAACCAAAAGCAGGAACGGACCTTGTTTGGATTTCAGCGGTTACGAAATATATCATTGACAAGGGATGGGCAGACAAAGAGTTTATCAAAAAACGTGTAGATGGTTGGGAGGAATATATTAAAAGCCTCAAGCCATACACAATGGAATATGCTGAAAAAATTACCGGTGTTCCAAAGAAACAGATCATCAAGATTGCTGAAACCGTTCATGAAGCCTCCTCCACCTGTATCCTCTGGGCCATGGGTGTCACTCAGCATCTTGGCGGAAGCGATACGAGCACAGCTATCTCGAATTTATTGCTTGTAACCGGTAACTATGGAAAGCCAGGAGCAGGAAGCTATCCTTTACGTGGACACAACAATGTGCAAGGAGCGAGCGATTTCGGCAGCATGCCAGAAAGATTCCCAGGCTATGAGAAGGTAGAGGATGATGCAGTTCGCGCTAAATATGAGAAAGGGTGGGGCGTAAACCTATCGGCAAAGCCAGGCTTGAACAATCATGAAATGGTAGAAGGGATTCATAACGGAAACGTCAAAGTCATGTATATAAAAGGCGAAGAGATGGCGATGGTTGATTCTAACATAAACCACGTGCATGCAGCGTTTGAGAAACTAGATTTCTTCGTTGTTCAAGATATCTTTCTTTCCAAGACGGCTCAATTTGCGGATGTTGTACTCCCTGCCGCTCCTTCTTTTGAAAAGGAAGGTACATTTACAAATACAGAGCGCCGCATCCAGCGGTTGTATCAAATATTTGAACCACTTGGTGAGTCAAAACCGGATTGGCAGATTATTATGGAAATTGCTAACTGTCTCGGCGCTGGCTGGGAGTATAATCACCCAAGTGAAATTATGGCAGAAGCTGCAAGCTTAATGCCACTTTACGCAGGAGTGACCTATGAACGACTAGAGGGATACAATACGCTGCAATGGCCGGTAGCAGCTGACGGAACAGACACTCCGCTCCTTTTTGAAAAAGAGTTCCCGTTCCCGAATGGGAAAGCGAAACTCTTCCCTGTACAGTGGACTAAGCCGATGGAATATGAAGAGGAATATGATATTCAAGTAAATAATGGTCGACTTCTTGAACATTTCCATGAGGGAAATTTAACGTACAAATCAAGAGGGATTTCATCCAAAACTCCAAGTGTCTTCCTGGAAGTGTCACCAGAGCTGGCCAAAGAGCGAGGACTTGAGAATGGAACAGTCGTCCGTTTAACATCACCGTACGGAAGTGTGAAGGTGCCTTGCCATGTGACCGACCGAGTAAAAGGAAAAGAAGTGTACCTGCCAATGAATGATTCAGGGGAAGGCGCCATTAACTACTTAACGAGCAGTCGGGCCGATAAAGATACGGACACACCAGCCTATAAAGAAGTAAAAGCTAAAATGGAGATTATCCAACAAACAGGCGAAGATCCACTTCCGCGTATCAATCACCGACGAGGCAATCCAAACCCGCAGATTGGTGTAGAAGTAGAGAAAAAATGGGCACGTCCTGATTATATCTTTCCTGGCGATCTCGTAAAGAAAGGGGTGCTAAAGCGTGGCTAA
- a CDS encoding DUF1641 domain-containing protein yields the protein MAKAITQIRRMELSEEEQRQRDLQEIEAMLIEHKEAVQAFMNVLDKVYKSGGMDLAVGLFDQGDRVLDVLVKAMDNPGAAKTLKNGLLLIGTLGQLNVEKLGPIIERLNSGLDEVAEWSEGDRSLAQLFKQTNWKESLLFLISFLKGAMETEKTQKQKKGRSRWLATAGLSLAGFLILKKKGWIN from the coding sequence GTGGCTAAAGCAATTACTCAGATCCGACGCATGGAGCTAAGTGAAGAAGAGCAGCGGCAGCGAGATTTACAGGAAATAGAAGCGATGCTGATTGAGCATAAAGAGGCGGTTCAGGCCTTTATGAATGTATTGGATAAAGTCTATAAAAGCGGCGGCATGGATTTAGCGGTTGGCCTATTTGATCAAGGGGACAGAGTGCTTGATGTGCTCGTCAAGGCAATGGATAATCCGGGAGCGGCAAAAACGCTAAAAAACGGGCTGCTTTTAATTGGTACGCTCGGTCAGTTAAACGTTGAGAAGCTTGGCCCTATCATTGAAAGACTGAATAGCGGTTTGGATGAGGTAGCGGAATGGAGTGAGGGAGACCGCTCTCTCGCTCAGCTTTTTAAACAGACAAATTGGAAAGAGTCGCTGCTCTTTTTGATTTCTTTTTTAAAAGGAGCAATGGAAACGGAGAAAACACAAAAGCAAAAAAAAGGACGCAGCAGATGGTTGGCGACTGCTGGCTTATCTCTAGCGGGATTTCTAATCTTAAAGAAAAAAGGATGGATAAATTAA